From a region of the Paenibacillus sp. FSL R10-2734 genome:
- a CDS encoding penicillin-binding transpeptidase domain-containing protein, which translates to MSFFRKQASPPDETNSKSSIGLRLNVFFFSTFVIFCVIIIRLAVLQFVEGPTLTEVETSRDTKNVPLASMRGVIYAAEGEKLAYSTPVQSLYITLNKDFTAKETDKVTGKTTLTPEAKAKSDALAAKLVADFNKYGDPNAEKMTEEDVIEALDLYFRKSLGFMARRIKADLTTQEVAYFMEHKGEYPGLEIVEESIRHYDKDTVAVQTVGYIKPFKSANSLNIYKNILNAMKNNPEPGLTYKDDEFVGFDGLELQYQRELRGQNGYQEISVNPQNMAEKIERVVPPVKGNDVWTTINKNIQMKTEQAIMDQIKWLHSNPVQGKTHPNALTGYAVAMEVDTGNIVSMASMPDYDTNIWTSGSLSTDVWNSIMDNYQNGTINPISSGTSGNGLRSVLLLGSTIKPLSVLVGLNEGLFTTSTYYPDRGFATFGKAGHETKVRNSGGHVYGSMDPARAIEKSSNAFMVDMIGKRLYDKYKSKGVDVWDKYMKEFGLGVSTGSGLPNEFLGQINYTNIEAAGSAQAALVYASFGQQGSYTVLQLAQYVATLANEGQRIKPQLVSKITDADGKVVKEFGREVLNEVTSFDKSYWNEIQQGMRSTVSAFSDFPYDFARKTGTSQQVAKGQIRDNGVFIAYAPRNNPKLAVAVVIPEGGFGSQSAAPVARKIFDAYDWEYGLDGVPKKSLQSGNNANDPAKEGTTTGTQ; encoded by the coding sequence GTGAGTTTTTTCCGTAAGCAGGCCTCACCGCCAGATGAGACCAACAGTAAAAGTTCCATAGGCCTGCGACTCAACGTGTTTTTCTTTAGCACGTTCGTTATATTTTGCGTGATTATTATACGCCTGGCTGTGTTGCAGTTCGTGGAAGGACCAACTTTAACTGAAGTGGAGACAAGTAGAGATACCAAAAATGTACCCCTTGCATCCATGCGAGGTGTAATTTATGCTGCTGAAGGTGAGAAGTTAGCGTATTCTACGCCGGTACAATCGCTGTATATTACGCTCAATAAGGATTTTACAGCTAAGGAAACAGATAAAGTTACCGGTAAAACCACCCTGACCCCAGAAGCTAAAGCCAAGTCAGATGCATTGGCGGCTAAGCTGGTAGCTGATTTCAATAAATACGGCGATCCAAATGCAGAGAAAATGACAGAAGAAGATGTAATTGAAGCACTGGATTTATATTTCCGGAAATCTCTTGGCTTTATGGCACGACGAATTAAGGCTGACCTGACTACTCAGGAAGTAGCCTACTTCATGGAACATAAGGGAGAGTACCCAGGCCTTGAAATTGTCGAGGAAAGTATTCGTCACTACGATAAAGACACGGTTGCCGTACAGACGGTAGGTTATATCAAGCCTTTTAAATCGGCAAACAGCCTTAATATCTATAAGAATATCTTAAATGCTATGAAGAATAATCCGGAGCCAGGACTGACTTATAAGGATGACGAATTTGTCGGATTTGATGGTCTGGAGCTGCAGTATCAAAGAGAGCTTCGGGGACAAAATGGCTATCAGGAAATCTCCGTCAATCCGCAGAACATGGCAGAGAAAATCGAACGAGTAGTCCCTCCTGTGAAAGGCAATGACGTCTGGACAACCATTAATAAGAATATTCAGATGAAGACAGAACAGGCGATTATGGATCAGATTAAGTGGCTGCATTCCAATCCTGTACAAGGTAAAACGCATCCTAATGCTTTAACTGGTTACGCTGTAGCGATGGAAGTCGATACAGGTAATATCGTCAGTATGGCGAGTATGCCGGACTACGATACTAATATATGGACATCAGGCTCCTTGTCCACAGATGTCTGGAACAGTATAATGGACAACTATCAGAACGGTACCATTAATCCGATTTCTTCAGGAACGTCAGGGAATGGACTGAGGTCTGTACTGCTTCTAGGTTCAACGATTAAACCTTTGAGCGTACTCGTGGGTCTGAATGAAGGTCTCTTTACAACCTCAACCTACTATCCGGATAGAGGTTTCGCGACTTTTGGTAAAGCAGGTCATGAAACCAAGGTAAGAAACTCTGGTGGACACGTATACGGTTCTATGGATCCTGCAAGAGCGATTGAGAAATCCTCGAATGCGTTCATGGTGGATATGATCGGTAAAAGATTGTATGACAAGTACAAAAGTAAGGGCGTAGATGTCTGGGATAAGTATATGAAAGAGTTTGGTCTTGGTGTATCTACGGGAAGTGGTCTGCCAAATGAATTCTTAGGACAGATCAACTATACCAATATAGAGGCTGCGGGTAGTGCTCAAGCGGCACTTGTCTATGCTTCTTTCGGCCAACAAGGTAGCTATACAGTGTTGCAGCTTGCGCAATATGTAGCCACACTTGCTAATGAAGGACAGCGGATTAAACCTCAGCTGGTTAGCAAGATTACAGATGCTGACGGAAAAGTGGTCAAGGAGTTCGGTCGTGAGGTGCTGAATGAAGTAACATCCTTCGATAAATCCTACTGGAATGAAATACAGCAGGGTATGCGAAGCACAGTTAGTGCTTTTTCTGATTTCCCTTATGATTTTGCTCGTAAGACAGGTACATCTCAGCAAGTAGCTAAGGGGCAGATTCGCGATAACGGTGTATTTATTGCCTATGCTCCACGTAATAATCCTAAACTGGCAGTAGCCGTAGTCATTCCAGAGGGGGGCTTTGGTTCCCAAAGTGCTGCACCGGTAGCTCGCAAAATTTTCGATGCTTATGATTGGGAGTACGGACTTGATGGCGTTCCGAAGAAGAGTCTTCAGTCTGGTAACAATGCTAATGATCCTGCGAAGGAGGGAACGACTACAGGTACTCAGTAA
- a CDS encoding Cof-type HAD-IIB family hydrolase, whose translation MTAKYRLLALDMDGTLLNDEQIITPTTVKWLQKAVDAGVHVCLSTGRAFTSAFPYAEQLGLETPMITVNGSEVWRAPHEIYRRSLMDPMLVQQMHGLAKEDDIWFWAYSTEKVHKQDNWDGDVTGREWLKFGYHTEDDELRHKLLLRLQDMGGLEITNSSPHNLEINPLGVNKATGIMEVCKLLGLEMSQVIAVGDSLNDLAAIQQAGLGVAMGNAQETVKEEADAVVASNNNDGIAEVIQKYIFNEAVSK comes from the coding sequence ATGACTGCCAAATACCGCCTGCTTGCATTGGATATGGATGGAACCCTACTGAATGATGAACAGATTATTACACCTACAACGGTGAAATGGCTTCAAAAGGCGGTCGACGCAGGCGTTCATGTCTGTCTGTCGACAGGCCGAGCTTTTACAAGTGCATTTCCATATGCGGAGCAGCTTGGACTAGAAACACCGATGATTACTGTAAACGGTAGTGAGGTATGGCGAGCACCGCATGAAATTTATCGCCGATCTCTGATGGACCCTATGCTGGTACAACAAATGCATGGGCTTGCGAAGGAAGATGACATCTGGTTCTGGGCCTATTCTACGGAAAAGGTCCACAAACAGGATAACTGGGATGGGGATGTCACAGGCAGAGAATGGCTTAAATTCGGTTATCACACCGAAGATGATGAGCTTCGGCATAAGCTGCTGCTTCGCCTTCAAGATATGGGTGGTCTGGAGATTACCAACTCTTCTCCGCATAATTTGGAGATCAATCCTCTAGGTGTGAATAAAGCAACCGGAATCATGGAAGTCTGCAAGCTGCTTGGGCTAGAGATGTCCCAAGTTATAGCGGTTGGTGATAGTCTCAACGACCTTGCAGCGATTCAGCAGGCAGGGCTTGGGGTCGCCATGGGCAACGCTCAGGAGACGGTTAAAGAAGAGGCTGATGCTGTGGTGGCATCGAATAATAATGACGGAATCGCCGAAGTCATTCAAAAATATATTTTTAATGAAGCTGTTTCGAAGTGA
- a CDS encoding DUF456 family protein: MTILGWILIIALFAVGLAGAVYPILPGALAIYLAFFVYGWFFSFEPFGVWFWIIQTLIVVVLFVADYVVGAWGVKKFGGSRSSIIGSTIGLILGPFVIPAFGLIIGPFLGAFIGELIVGSSPAKAAKVSVGSILGLFSSTVVKIVLQIIMVVLFFIWVVRF, from the coding sequence TTGACGATCCTGGGTTGGATTCTAATTATTGCTTTATTCGCCGTAGGACTGGCCGGTGCTGTGTATCCTATCCTGCCGGGTGCGCTTGCGATTTATCTTGCCTTTTTTGTATACGGCTGGTTCTTTTCTTTCGAACCCTTTGGTGTTTGGTTTTGGATTATTCAAACGCTGATCGTTGTGGTTCTATTCGTAGCTGATTACGTTGTAGGAGCGTGGGGTGTTAAGAAGTTCGGCGGCTCACGGTCATCGATTATCGGGAGTACGATTGGGCTAATCCTTGGTCCATTTGTAATCCCGGCCTTTGGCCTTATTATTGGTCCGTTTCTGGGTGCCTTTATTGGAGAATTGATCGTGGGTTCTTCACCAGCTAAAGCTGCCAAGGTAAGTGTAGGATCAATACTTGGGTTGTTTAGTAGTACTGTTGTCAAAATTGTGCTACAAATTATAATGGTCGTCCTCTTCTTTATATGGGTCGTCCGGTTTTAA
- a CDS encoding polysaccharide biosynthesis protein: MSKKESFVKGTLILAAAALVARVLGLVQRVPLDHIFDDVGRASFGVSNNIYLMLLTVATAGIPSTLSKMVSERYALNRPEEARQVYHAALLFSVVAGVIMTALLYIGAPFYATHIADVPESAMAVRAIAPALLLFPAIAMMRGYFQGRNNMMAGGISQIVEQFARVLVAILLAYILLQQGYNNTTIAAGASFGSVIGSIAAFGIMIYFAIKLRREDKQQGLNYETTQKLPIWGIYKDIFTLSIPIVLSSLTIPVVNVIDTSLAVPLLIDQMGRESATAALGILTTRAQSVAGIPPVLAIALGTSLIPIISAAYARRDEGHLKKQITLALRISILTGMPIVLALVAASYSVNGLLFSSLDGSGIVAMLTIGTIFQITMMTTNSILLGMGKSRISMYYVLVGIIVKLVASFFLSKVFGIYGIIGATALCFVVITILNLRMLKTIVPFEIMGKRWGGFAIAVLVSGGIGFGLNEAGILLTDLMPARLAFLITCLVVGVAVVVIYLVMLVVLGVLTKQEVSSYPRALQKLLHPLMKLQPARVRMRE; this comes from the coding sequence TTGTCCAAGAAAGAGTCTTTCGTAAAAGGCACGCTTATCCTTGCTGCTGCAGCTTTGGTGGCAAGGGTACTCGGGCTTGTTCAGCGGGTGCCGCTGGATCATATTTTTGATGATGTGGGGAGAGCATCGTTTGGGGTTTCGAACAATATCTATTTGATGCTGCTAACCGTGGCTACAGCAGGTATTCCAAGTACACTCAGTAAAATGGTCTCCGAGCGGTACGCCCTGAATCGCCCAGAAGAGGCGAGACAAGTGTATCATGCAGCATTGCTATTTTCAGTAGTAGCAGGAGTAATCATGACTGCCTTGCTGTACATAGGCGCTCCGTTCTATGCGACACATATTGCTGATGTACCTGAATCAGCGATGGCAGTTAGAGCGATTGCACCTGCACTTTTACTGTTTCCGGCGATTGCCATGATGCGTGGATATTTTCAAGGGCGCAACAACATGATGGCTGGTGGTATCTCTCAGATCGTAGAGCAGTTTGCTCGCGTACTAGTCGCTATTTTACTAGCTTATATTCTATTACAGCAGGGTTATAACAATACAACGATTGCTGCTGGAGCATCCTTCGGTAGCGTAATTGGTAGTATTGCAGCCTTTGGTATCATGATTTATTTTGCAATCAAGCTGCGCCGAGAGGACAAACAGCAGGGTTTAAATTATGAGACCACTCAAAAATTACCGATTTGGGGAATTTACAAGGATATTTTTACACTTTCGATTCCGATCGTGCTTTCTTCGCTTACGATTCCAGTAGTGAATGTAATTGACACTTCTTTAGCTGTTCCGCTGCTTATCGATCAGATGGGTAGAGAGAGTGCAACAGCAGCTTTGGGTATACTAACCACGCGTGCACAAAGTGTGGCCGGAATTCCACCGGTACTAGCCATTGCGCTAGGAACCTCGCTGATTCCAATCATTTCAGCTGCTTATGCTCGTCGTGATGAGGGACACCTGAAGAAGCAAATTACACTTGCTTTGCGGATTTCTATCCTGACAGGGATGCCAATTGTATTGGCGCTTGTGGCTGCGTCCTATTCTGTGAATGGATTATTGTTCAGTAGCTTGGACGGAAGTGGAATTGTGGCAATGCTTACGATTGGAACGATCTTTCAGATCACTATGATGACAACGAACTCCATTTTGCTCGGTATGGGCAAATCACGTATTTCAATGTATTATGTGCTAGTGGGTATTATTGTTAAATTAGTTGCAAGCTTCTTCCTGAGTAAGGTATTTGGGATCTACGGGATTATCGGTGCAACAGCACTTTGTTTCGTAGTCATTACTATTCTTAACTTACGGATGCTGAAAACCATTGTACCTTTCGAAATTATGGGCAAACGTTGGGGCGGTTTCGCGATCGCAGTCCTTGTATCCGGTGGAATTGGTTTTGGTTTGAACGAAGCTGGAATTCTGTTAACAGATCTAATGCCTGCACGTCTGGCGTTTCTGATTACTTGTCTTGTTGTAGGAGTCGCAGTAGTTGTTATTTATCTGGTAATGCTAGTTGTACTGGGTGTGCTTACTAAACAGGAAGTCTCCAGTTATCCGCGTGCTCTGCAAAAATTGCTCCATCCGCTGATGAAATTACAGCCTGCACGTGTTCGTATGAGAGAATAG
- a CDS encoding thioredoxin family protein: protein MDKISSPAEFQVAIQSPRLTIAIFKADWCSDCKYIDPFIPEVEQAFADRLTLVEVDVDAVGDVSQEQNIMGIPSFVAYSDGRELVRFVNKLRKSREEIENFLDKAVQVYQSLQQ from the coding sequence ATGGACAAAATTAGTTCTCCTGCTGAATTTCAGGTAGCCATTCAATCTCCACGATTAACAATAGCCATCTTCAAGGCGGACTGGTGCTCGGATTGTAAATATATCGATCCTTTCATCCCTGAGGTAGAACAAGCCTTTGCAGATCGTCTAACGCTGGTTGAGGTTGACGTTGATGCTGTGGGTGATGTTAGCCAGGAACAAAATATTATGGGGATTCCAAGCTTCGTCGCGTATTCCGATGGTCGCGAATTGGTTAGATTCGTTAATAAATTACGTAAATCCCGCGAGGAAATTGAGAATTTCCTGGATAAAGCGGTTCAAGTGTATCAAAGCCTTCAACAGTAA
- a CDS encoding heme A synthase — MTTNQLKWLSYLTCLIMFLAVLGGAVVTKTGSGLECGNEWPLCHGKLIPAYTVGSLIEYTHRLFSGLAGLLSLASMFAFWRYARNRRDLLAYAFMTLLFVIVQGGMGALAVIKSQSAAVMALHMGFSLIAFSSSLMLALGTKRRHEAGEYDHKLETQKKPVSKAFRNLTCFTALYSYVVVYIGAFVSHTDSRGGCSGWPLCNGEWVPELSGGVGIVFTHRIAALILFILTAVLGHLAFWKHKDYPELRALGVAAVLLCLMQVFSGAAVVYTLDNERLYIFAALTHILLIACLFGVLCYMSVRVWQLSRTRNDVFRK, encoded by the coding sequence TTGACGACAAATCAGTTGAAATGGCTTAGTTATCTTACTTGCCTTATCATGTTCCTCGCTGTACTTGGGGGAGCTGTAGTAACGAAGACTGGATCGGGATTGGAATGTGGAAATGAATGGCCGCTCTGTCATGGGAAGCTGATTCCGGCCTATACGGTAGGCTCGCTGATTGAATACACCCATCGCTTGTTCAGCGGATTGGCAGGGTTATTGTCACTTGCCTCAATGTTTGCTTTTTGGCGTTATGCTCGTAATCGGCGGGACTTGTTGGCATATGCATTCATGACTTTGCTGTTTGTAATTGTTCAAGGTGGTATGGGAGCGCTTGCAGTAATTAAATCCCAATCTGCCGCTGTAATGGCACTTCATATGGGCTTCTCCTTGATCGCTTTTTCGAGCTCTCTGATGCTGGCACTTGGAACGAAAAGGCGGCATGAAGCAGGCGAATACGATCATAAGTTGGAAACTCAGAAGAAGCCAGTAAGCAAGGCTTTCCGTAATTTAACCTGCTTTACGGCTTTATATTCCTATGTTGTCGTTTATATTGGAGCCTTTGTGAGTCATACGGATTCACGCGGTGGATGTTCTGGCTGGCCGCTCTGTAACGGTGAGTGGGTTCCCGAGCTTTCCGGGGGAGTGGGTATTGTTTTTACGCACCGAATTGCAGCGTTGATTTTATTCATTCTTACCGCGGTGCTTGGACATTTAGCTTTTTGGAAACATAAGGATTACCCAGAGCTAAGAGCTCTTGGCGTAGCTGCTGTTCTGCTGTGCTTGATGCAGGTGTTTAGTGGGGCTGCTGTTGTTTATACGCTAGATAATGAAAGATTGTACATATTTGCTGCCTTAACTCATATTTTGTTGATTGCTTGTTTGTTTGGTGTTCTATGCTATATGAGTGTAAGAGTCTGGCAGCTGAGTAGAACGAGAAATGACGTTTTTCGAAAATAA
- a CDS encoding Cthe_2314 family HEPN domain-containing protein yields the protein MLRVLLGEPPRKNSGVLADAMENMATFAALLRKEMSAHEDNDHEYRKLEIWTRGLISSLDELEQSWFAAAFYRKLVIAGYMDDMSPVEQGDYARYVYFYKNGFIRVFSLLDKLGTVLNHFYDLKTSKLKTHFSYFTVLRQLQLLNVHPALADQLEQIKNSYRDPLENLRKRRNAEIHYMNSEMQDDLWQRHQGLHDKIQLEDLDSHLEDLKQSLEMNCKTLIAAFSYSNEQLQKEISKGKRERS from the coding sequence ATGCTGCGGGTATTACTTGGAGAGCCGCCTCGAAAGAACAGCGGTGTATTGGCTGATGCGATGGAGAACATGGCCACTTTTGCCGCCTTACTGCGTAAGGAAATGAGCGCCCATGAGGATAATGACCATGAATACCGCAAACTGGAGATTTGGACACGTGGATTAATCTCCTCATTGGATGAATTGGAGCAAAGCTGGTTCGCTGCTGCTTTTTACCGGAAATTAGTAATCGCAGGTTATATGGATGATATGTCACCAGTGGAACAGGGCGATTACGCACGTTATGTTTATTTTTATAAAAATGGATTTATCCGTGTGTTTTCTCTGCTGGACAAGCTTGGAACGGTGCTGAATCATTTTTATGACCTCAAAACATCCAAATTAAAAACGCACTTCTCTTATTTTACAGTGCTTCGTCAACTTCAATTATTGAATGTGCATCCTGCGCTAGCCGATCAACTGGAACAAATTAAGAACTCCTATCGAGACCCGTTGGAGAATCTACGTAAGCGCAGGAATGCTGAAATTCATTATATGAATTCTGAAATGCAGGATGATTTGTGGCAGCGTCATCAAGGCCTGCATGATAAAATTCAGCTTGAAGATCTGGATAGTCATCTTGAGGACTTAAAGCAATCCCTCGAAATGAACTGTAAAACATTAATCGCGGCATTCAGCTACAGTAATGAGCAGTTGCAGAAGGAAATAAGCAAGGGAAAGCGGGAAAGATCATAA
- a CDS encoding methionine ABC transporter ATP-binding protein, which produces MINLKGITKVYGKGSDAATALSGLNLSIEKGEIFGVIGHSGAGKSTLIRCINLLERPTEGEVWVDGVELTKLTQGQLQEQRRKIGMIFQHFNLLSSATVYDNIAFPLRLTGTSRADIDTKVKDLLALVGLEEHRDKYPSQLSGGQKQRVGIARALASDPDVLLCDEATSALDPQTTDSILKLLLDINKRFHLTIVLITHEMHVIQSICDRVAVIHGGGIVEQGKVAEVFLKPQHEVTRDFIRSESQNEGPLRAALDAAAGDNSQAVKITFFGEKTYGSALSDVVRETGVSFAILHGTISTIKDVPYGQMIVRFEGPTEAIAVTIAELTAQGLEVEVIS; this is translated from the coding sequence TTGATTAATCTAAAAGGAATAACAAAGGTATATGGAAAAGGCAGCGATGCGGCTACAGCACTTTCCGGATTGAATCTGTCTATCGAGAAAGGTGAAATATTCGGAGTCATCGGCCATTCTGGGGCGGGGAAAAGTACACTGATTCGCTGCATTAATCTGTTGGAGCGTCCGACAGAAGGAGAGGTTTGGGTAGATGGTGTTGAACTCACCAAGCTTACCCAAGGTCAGCTGCAGGAACAGCGGCGCAAGATTGGGATGATTTTTCAACATTTCAATCTGCTGTCTTCTGCAACTGTGTACGATAATATTGCTTTTCCGCTACGACTTACAGGCACCTCGAGAGCTGATATTGATACAAAAGTAAAAGACTTGCTTGCCCTAGTTGGGCTTGAAGAACACCGGGATAAGTATCCCTCTCAGTTATCAGGAGGACAAAAGCAACGGGTCGGCATCGCACGTGCACTCGCCAGCGACCCTGATGTGCTGCTGTGTGACGAGGCAACCTCTGCGCTTGATCCACAGACGACAGACTCGATACTTAAGCTGTTGCTCGATATTAATAAAAGGTTCCATCTGACCATTGTGCTGATCACTCATGAAATGCATGTGATTCAGAGCATTTGCGACCGTGTCGCTGTCATTCATGGTGGCGGTATTGTTGAGCAAGGTAAAGTTGCGGAGGTATTCCTGAAGCCGCAGCATGAGGTGACTCGCGATTTCATCCGCAGTGAATCGCAGAATGAGGGGCCTCTTCGAGCGGCGCTTGATGCAGCTGCTGGAGACAACTCTCAGGCTGTCAAAATTACTTTTTTCGGAGAGAAGACCTATGGTTCAGCACTTTCCGATGTAGTACGTGAAACGGGTGTTAGCTTTGCCATTCTGCATGGCACCATCTCAACGATTAAAGATGTACCTTATGGCCAAATGATTGTTCGTTTCGAAGGTCCAACTGAAGCGATCGCTGTTACGATAGCCGAACTAACTGCCCAAGGTCTTGAAGTGGAGGTGATTTCGTAA
- a CDS encoding methionine ABC transporter permease — MNFADLNWQEMMDATVATLKMIVFSGLFTIILGLPLGILLYLCERSNSIVIRVIYSVLSLLVNILRSVPFIILMVALIPFTKEIVGTSIGVLGTIPPLVIGAAPFFARLVETALREVDRGVIEAAQGMGASTNQIVMRVLLPEARPGLIAGVTITLVTLVSYTAMAGQVGGGGLGDLAIRYGYLRYETEIMLISITFIVILVQLLQMAGDRLVRHFTRK, encoded by the coding sequence ATGAATTTCGCAGATTTAAATTGGCAAGAAATGATGGATGCTACAGTTGCTACTCTGAAAATGATAGTTTTTTCCGGATTGTTCACAATTATTCTTGGTTTACCACTCGGAATTCTATTGTATTTATGCGAGAGATCGAATAGTATAGTAATCAGAGTAATTTACTCGGTCTTATCATTACTTGTAAATATCCTACGTTCCGTACCGTTTATTATTTTGATGGTGGCATTAATTCCTTTTACCAAAGAAATTGTCGGAACTTCCATTGGAGTACTCGGTACGATCCCACCGCTGGTGATTGGAGCAGCTCCATTCTTTGCTCGCTTGGTGGAGACGGCGCTAAGAGAAGTGGATCGTGGGGTAATCGAAGCGGCGCAAGGAATGGGAGCATCCACGAATCAGATCGTTATGCGTGTTCTTTTGCCAGAAGCTCGTCCAGGTTTGATCGCTGGGGTTACGATCACACTGGTTACACTGGTCTCCTATACGGCAATGGCTGGCCAGGTTGGGGGCGGCGGACTTGGTGATCTAGCGATTCGTTATGGCTATCTCCGCTATGAGACGGAAATTATGCTTATTTCTATAACGTTTATTGTAATACTGGTGCAGCTACTACAAATGGCCGGTGATCGACTAGTACGACATTTCACACGGAAATAA
- a CDS encoding MetQ/NlpA family ABC transporter substrate-binding protein: MKKLLLTFFSLTLVAVLAACGNNNNASNSAATNAPDNGAATGSTTEPVKLVVGASPVPHAEILKAIAPLLEAQGITLEIKEFTDYVQPNVQLDEKQLDANFFQHQPYLDDQNKNNKTDLISVASVHVEPFGAYSKKIKSIDELADGAKVAIPNDATNGGRALILLAKNGLITLKDDTNIAATKADIIENKKNLKIIELEAAMLPRQLDEVDLALINTNFALDAGLVPTKDALFIEGTDSPYANILVTRQDNKDSDAIKKLAAALNSPEAKAFIEEKYEGAIIPAF; the protein is encoded by the coding sequence ATGAAAAAATTACTACTTACTTTTTTTAGTTTGACATTGGTTGCGGTGCTTGCGGCTTGCGGCAATAACAATAATGCTTCTAACTCGGCTGCTACTAATGCACCTGACAATGGTGCTGCAACTGGGTCAACTACAGAACCAGTGAAATTGGTTGTCGGTGCTTCACCTGTTCCTCACGCTGAGATCCTAAAAGCTATTGCTCCATTGCTAGAAGCTCAAGGAATTACACTGGAAATCAAAGAATTCACTGACTATGTTCAACCGAACGTACAGCTAGATGAGAAGCAGCTAGATGCTAACTTCTTCCAACACCAACCTTATCTTGATGACCAAAATAAAAATAATAAAACCGACCTGATCTCCGTTGCATCCGTTCACGTTGAGCCTTTTGGAGCTTATTCCAAAAAAATAAAATCGATCGATGAGTTGGCTGACGGTGCGAAAGTTGCCATTCCGAACGATGCTACTAATGGTGGTCGGGCGCTAATCCTACTTGCGAAAAATGGTTTGATTACATTGAAAGACGATACAAACATTGCTGCAACAAAAGCAGATATCATTGAAAACAAGAAAAATCTTAAAATCATTGAGTTGGAAGCAGCTATGCTCCCGCGACAACTGGATGAGGTTGACCTTGCTTTGATCAACACGAATTTTGCACTAGACGCTGGTCTTGTGCCAACAAAAGATGCTTTGTTCATCGAGGGTACGGATTCCCCTTATGCTAACATTCTGGTAACTCGTCAGGACAATAAAGACTCCGACGCGATCAAAAAGCTGGCCGCTGCACTGAATTCTCCAGAAGCTAAAGCTTTCATTGAAGAGAAGTACGAAGGTGCGATCATTCCAGCATTTTAA
- a CDS encoding NifU family protein, which yields MSENAQSTEMYDEVLEVLDKLRPFLQRDGGDVELVDVEDGIVKLKLMGACGSCPSSTITLKAGIERALLEEVEGVQEVMQVF from the coding sequence ATGAGTGAGAATGCACAAAGCACCGAAATGTATGATGAAGTATTGGAAGTGCTGGATAAGCTTCGTCCGTTCCTGCAGCGCGATGGCGGTGACGTTGAACTGGTCGATGTAGAAGACGGCATCGTTAAGTTGAAACTTATGGGTGCCTGCGGCAGCTGCCCAAGCTCCACGATCACCTTGAAAGCCGGGATTGAACGCGCCCTTCTTGAAGAAGTAGAAGGCGTACAAGAAGTTATGCAAGTATTCTAA
- a CDS encoding YuzB family protein, with amino-acid sequence MRPIIEFCASNMGHGTDKLMHKLEENPDYDVIEYGCLNNCGECYLTPFAMVEGDIVAADTVTELEEKIDAKIKELEAWFNIDLD; translated from the coding sequence ATGAGACCAATTATTGAATTTTGTGCCAGTAACATGGGTCACGGTACAGACAAGCTAATGCATAAGCTGGAGGAAAATCCAGATTACGATGTAATTGAATACGGATGCCTGAACAATTGTGGGGAATGTTATTTAACCCCATTCGCCATGGTTGAAGGTGACATCGTTGCAGCAGATACTGTTACTGAGCTAGAAGAGAAAATTGATGCTAAAATCAAAGAGCTAGAAGCTTGGTTCAATATA